The following are encoded together in the Candidatus Kapaibacterium thiocyanatum genome:
- a CDS encoding 50S ribosomal protein L28 translates to MSRRCELTGTGVMYGNNVSHANNKTRRRFLPNLQKKRIWVPEEGRWVTVKATASALKTLDKVGYTAMKKRLQK, encoded by the coding sequence ATGTCGCGTCGTTGTGAACTCACGGGTACTGGCGTTATGTACGGCAACAATGTGTCGCACGCCAATAACAAGACCCGTCGTCGGTTCCTGCCCAATCTGCAGAAGAAGCGTATCTGGGTTCCTGAAGAAGGTCGCTGGGTAACCGTAAAGGCTACCGCAAGCGCTCTCAAGACCCTCGACAAGGTCGGTTACACGGCCATGAAGAAGCGTCTGCAGAAGTAA
- a CDS encoding methylmalonyl-CoA mutase, with product MTIDISVWTELARKELKDRPLESLTTTSAEGIPIRPLYTSADLEAIGFEETLPGIFPFVRGPYASMFTNRPWTIRQYAGFSTAEESNRFYRKALAAGQKGLSVAFDLATHRGYDSDHPRVEGDVGKAGVAIDSVEDMKILFDGIPLDVMSVSMTMNGAVIPILAMYIVAAEEQGVSQDKLSGTIQNDILKEFMVRNTYIYPPEPSMRLVADIIEHTSRHMPRFNSISISGYHMHEAGATAVQELAYTIADGLEYVRTAMSSGMEVDTFAPRLSFFFAIGMNFFMEIAKLRAARQLWATAMRQFTPKRDTSLMLRTHCQTSGWSLAAQDPYNNVIRTTIEAMAAVLGGTQSLHTNSFDEALGLPTDMSARIARNTQLIIAEESQVTRVVDPLGGSYYIESLTSSLVKEAAAIIAEVEGFGGMTKAIQAGIPKMRIEESAARRQALIDQGKEVIVGVNKYRPTDEADIDVLDIDNTAVRASQIQRLKKIRAERNDAEVRRLLSVLEEAARTGTGNMLALAIDCARARATVGEISEAMAKVFSRYEAHSVAIEGVYGAQYANDPDFAAVRADVEEFARQYGRRPRILVAKLGQDGHDRGAKVIATSFADIGFDVDIGPLFSTPAEAARQASDNDVHVVGVSSQAAGHKTLIPQLLAALKDEGAEDIIVVAGGIIPPKDYGDMYAMGVKAVFGPGTNIIQAAREVLKQIRLAIK from the coding sequence ATGACGATCGACATCTCCGTATGGACCGAACTGGCCAGGAAGGAACTCAAGGACCGTCCTCTCGAATCCCTGACGACGACGTCCGCCGAGGGGATTCCGATTCGGCCGCTCTATACGTCGGCCGATCTCGAGGCGATCGGCTTCGAGGAAACGCTTCCGGGCATCTTCCCCTTCGTGCGTGGTCCGTATGCAAGCATGTTCACCAACCGTCCATGGACGATCCGCCAGTATGCCGGGTTCTCCACGGCCGAAGAATCGAACCGGTTCTATCGCAAGGCCCTGGCCGCCGGGCAGAAGGGGCTTTCCGTGGCCTTCGACCTGGCGACGCATCGCGGCTACGACAGTGATCATCCCCGTGTCGAGGGCGACGTGGGCAAGGCCGGTGTGGCCATCGACTCCGTCGAGGACATGAAGATCCTCTTCGATGGTATCCCGCTCGACGTCATGAGCGTTTCCATGACGATGAACGGAGCAGTCATTCCCATCCTCGCCATGTATATCGTGGCGGCCGAAGAGCAAGGTGTGAGTCAGGACAAACTGAGCGGTACCATCCAGAACGACATCCTGAAGGAGTTCATGGTCCGCAACACCTATATCTACCCTCCCGAGCCGTCCATGCGGCTGGTCGCCGACATCATCGAGCATACCAGCCGTCATATGCCCCGCTTCAACTCGATTTCCATCAGCGGCTACCACATGCACGAGGCCGGAGCGACGGCTGTGCAGGAGCTCGCCTACACCATCGCCGACGGGCTCGAATACGTCCGCACGGCGATGTCGAGCGGCATGGAGGTGGATACCTTCGCTCCCCGTCTGTCCTTCTTCTTCGCTATCGGCATGAACTTCTTCATGGAGATCGCCAAGCTGCGCGCTGCACGACAGTTGTGGGCGACGGCCATGCGGCAGTTCACGCCGAAGCGGGATACGTCGCTGATGTTGCGTACGCACTGCCAGACGTCGGGTTGGTCCCTCGCCGCACAGGATCCGTACAACAACGTCATCCGGACGACGATCGAAGCGATGGCAGCCGTCCTGGGCGGTACGCAATCGCTGCATACCAATTCCTTCGACGAGGCCCTGGGACTGCCCACGGACATGTCGGCACGGATCGCCCGGAACACCCAGCTCATCATCGCCGAAGAATCGCAGGTCACCAGGGTCGTGGATCCGCTCGGTGGCTCCTACTATATCGAATCGCTCACGTCGTCGCTCGTCAAGGAGGCCGCGGCTATCATCGCCGAAGTCGAAGGCTTCGGCGGGATGACGAAGGCCATCCAGGCAGGCATTCCGAAGATGCGGATCGAGGAATCCGCTGCCCGCAGGCAGGCCCTGATAGACCAGGGCAAGGAAGTCATCGTGGGGGTCAATAAATACCGCCCTACGGACGAAGCGGACATCGACGTGCTCGACATCGACAACACGGCCGTGCGTGCGTCGCAGATCCAACGTCTGAAGAAGATCCGCGCGGAGCGGAACGATGCGGAGGTTCGGCGTCTGCTCTCCGTACTCGAGGAAGCTGCCCGCACCGGTACGGGTAACATGCTGGCCCTGGCCATCGACTGTGCCCGTGCACGTGCCACCGTCGGCGAGATCAGCGAGGCAATGGCGAAGGTATTCTCACGATACGAGGCACATTCCGTGGCCATCGAAGGTGTCTATGGAGCGCAGTATGCGAACGATCCCGACTTTGCCGCCGTTCGTGCGGATGTGGAAGAGTTCGCGCGGCAGTATGGCAGGAGGCCCCGGATCCTGGTAGCGAAGCTCGGGCAGGACGGACACGACCGTGGAGCCAAGGTCATCGCCACGTCCTTCGCCGACATCGGCTTCGACGTCGATATCGGCCCCCTGTTCAGCACGCCGGCCGAGGCTGCACGCCAGGCATCGGACAATGACGTCCACGTCGTCGGGGTGTCGAGTCAGGCTGCAGGACACAAAACGCTGATACCACAGCTTCTGGCTGCGCTCAAGGACGAAGGTGCGGAGGATATCATCGTCGTGGCGGGTGGAATCATTCCGCCGAAGGATTACGGCGACATGTACGCTATGGGGGTGAAGGCCGTATTCGGTCCCGGCACCAATATCATCCAGGCTGCCCGTGAAGTGCTAAAGCAAATAAGACTTGCTATCAAATAG
- a CDS encoding ferredoxin--NADP(+) reductase: protein MSTTQPITTDIIIIGAGPCGLFTVFEAGLLKMHCHLIDYLGVPGGQCAEIYPKKPIYDIPGHPSVLAGDLIDNLMKQIAPFHPTFSLGERAESMEKLDDGRFRVTTHRGVVIEGHTIILAGGLGCFEPRKPAIANIGDFEDHGVEYVIRDPEFYRDKRVIVGGGGDSALDWTIVLADIAREVTLVHRSQSFRAAPDSVAKAQALADAGRITMITDAQVTELGGNGSLKEVGLTHNDGRIERVDMDHFIPLFGLSPKLGPIADWGLALDKHAVTVEPTTYETSVPGIYAVGDINEYPNKLKLILCGFHEAAVACNVIYARQHPEKKHVLKYTTVTGIAGLA, encoded by the coding sequence ATGTCGACAACACAACCCATCACGACGGACATCATCATCATCGGTGCGGGCCCGTGCGGACTCTTCACCGTCTTCGAAGCCGGTCTGCTGAAGATGCATTGCCATCTCATCGACTATCTGGGCGTTCCCGGAGGACAGTGTGCGGAGATCTATCCCAAGAAGCCGATCTACGACATTCCCGGACATCCGTCCGTCCTGGCAGGCGATCTCATCGATAACCTCATGAAGCAGATCGCACCGTTCCATCCGACGTTCTCGCTCGGCGAACGTGCGGAGTCGATGGAGAAGCTCGACGATGGCCGGTTCCGCGTCACGACCCATCGTGGCGTGGTGATCGAAGGACATACCATCATCCTCGCCGGCGGCCTCGGCTGCTTCGAGCCACGCAAGCCTGCTATCGCCAACATCGGCGACTTCGAAGACCATGGCGTGGAATACGTCATCCGCGATCCGGAATTCTATCGCGACAAACGCGTCATCGTCGGTGGCGGAGGAGACTCGGCGCTGGACTGGACCATCGTCCTGGCCGACATCGCACGCGAGGTGACGCTGGTCCACCGCAGCCAGTCCTTCCGTGCCGCTCCCGACAGCGTTGCCAAAGCCCAGGCCCTGGCCGACGCGGGACGCATCACGATGATCACCGATGCGCAGGTAACGGAACTCGGCGGTAACGGTTCGCTGAAGGAAGTGGGCCTTACCCACAACGACGGCCGTATCGAGCGCGTTGACATGGATCACTTCATCCCGCTCTTCGGCCTGTCTCCCAAGCTCGGTCCTATCGCCGACTGGGGACTCGCGCTGGACAAGCACGCCGTTACGGTAGAACCCACGACGTACGAAACGTCGGTTCCCGGTATCTACGCCGTCGGAGACATCAACGAATATCCCAACAAGCTCAAGCTCATCCTCTGCGGCTTCCACGAAGCGGCCGTGGCATGCAACGTCATCTATGCACGCCAGCATCCCGAGAAGAAGCACGTACTCAAGTACACGACGGTGACGGGTATCGCGGGGCTGGCCTGA
- a CDS encoding excinuclease ABC subunit A: MAKSSESARLISVRGARVNNLRNVSVDIPRNALTVITGVSGSGKSSLAFDTLYAEGQRRFVESLSAYARQFLDRMNKPDVDSIGGLPPAVAIEQQTFSKNPRSTVGTTTEIYDYLRLLYGRIGTVIDKDTGEVIRKDSPQSVADELFSLADGTRLYIMYVPTLDQASVEDVRDGLTARGFSRLVMDDGTDLVEIGDLTALPKDPSSLKVLVDRIIIRNDEETRSRVTDSLETAFDAGNGRVIIRNLATGEDRFFSSRFESARTQTQYIEPEPRLFSFNNPFGACPTCQGFGRSVGIDEHLVFPDKSLSIKRGAIHPFRGETFGSHLRVLLKEAPSKGIPIDKPVLSFTPEQMELLMKGFGDYIGVEGFFRMLEEKSYKTHYRVMLSRYRGYTRCHSCHGSRLRTAARQVFVGGKNIPHVVNLTLLEARDHFNRLDLTDHEEQIVGQILLEIRRRLTLLVDIGLEYLTLDRLSHTLSGGESQRINLATSLGSALVGTLYVLDEPSIGLHPRDTHRLLSILQRLRGLGNSVVIVEHDLDVIRTADHVIDIGPAAGEFGGDVVYSGSLPDMIEGGESLTADYLTGRRSVSVKTSYRRGNGKEIALLRPVHHNLKGDDVHIPLGCMTVVTGVSGSGKSSLVHDVLYGGIQRTLGGYTGEVGTCERIDGIDNITAVEMIDQTPIGRSSRSTPATYTKVFDHIRDVFASTQGAKQMGWKAGYFSFNVAGGRCDVCEGEGQVTIEMQFLPDIELPCEACGGSRYKRDAQHILYRGKSIVDVLAMTVDEACEHFDSVPKVVNKLRILQQVGLGYIRLGQPSTHLSGGEAQRIKLAAQLDSQSDGPILFIFDEPTTGLHVHDVAALLTAFDRLVERGHSLVIIEHNVHVMAHADWIIDLGPDGGDQGGRIVATGTPKQVAGTTGSHTGAALKAFFEEQGMTVGRRRTSSKGN, translated from the coding sequence ATGGCTAAATCCTCCGAATCCGCACGCCTCATTTCCGTCCGTGGTGCCCGCGTCAACAACCTCAGGAACGTATCGGTCGACATTCCCCGAAACGCCTTGACCGTCATTACGGGTGTGTCCGGATCGGGCAAGTCCTCCCTTGCCTTCGATACCCTCTATGCCGAAGGACAACGGCGCTTCGTCGAATCCCTGAGCGCCTATGCACGGCAGTTCCTGGACCGTATGAACAAGCCGGACGTCGACTCGATCGGCGGCCTGCCACCGGCCGTGGCCATCGAACAGCAGACGTTCTCGAAGAATCCCCGCTCGACCGTCGGTACGACGACGGAGATCTACGACTACCTGCGTCTGCTCTACGGCCGCATCGGTACGGTGATCGACAAGGACACGGGCGAAGTGATACGCAAGGACTCGCCCCAGTCCGTGGCCGATGAACTCTTCTCGCTCGCCGACGGCACGCGGCTCTACATCATGTACGTTCCGACGCTGGACCAGGCCTCGGTCGAAGACGTCCGCGACGGCCTCACGGCACGTGGCTTCTCGCGCCTCGTGATGGACGATGGTACCGACCTTGTGGAGATCGGTGATCTGACGGCCCTGCCCAAGGATCCATCGTCGTTGAAGGTCCTTGTCGACCGCATCATCATCCGCAATGACGAGGAAACACGGAGCCGTGTGACGGACTCCCTGGAAACGGCCTTCGATGCGGGCAACGGCCGTGTCATCATCCGCAACCTCGCGACGGGCGAGGACAGATTCTTCTCGTCGCGCTTCGAAAGCGCGCGCACCCAGACGCAGTACATCGAACCCGAACCACGGCTGTTCTCCTTCAACAATCCCTTCGGCGCATGCCCGACGTGTCAGGGCTTCGGCCGCAGCGTGGGTATCGACGAGCATCTCGTCTTTCCCGACAAGAGTCTGAGCATCAAGAGGGGAGCCATCCATCCCTTCCGTGGCGAGACCTTCGGCTCCCATCTTCGCGTCCTGCTGAAGGAAGCGCCGTCGAAGGGCATCCCCATCGACAAGCCCGTGCTGTCCTTCACGCCCGAACAGATGGAACTGCTGATGAAGGGCTTCGGCGACTACATCGGCGTCGAAGGCTTCTTCCGCATGCTGGAGGAGAAGTCCTACAAGACCCACTACCGCGTCATGCTCAGCCGCTATCGCGGATACACGCGCTGCCATTCGTGCCATGGCTCCCGCTTGCGTACGGCCGCACGGCAGGTCTTCGTAGGTGGAAAGAATATTCCACATGTCGTCAACCTGACACTTCTCGAAGCACGCGATCATTTCAACAGGCTCGATCTCACGGATCACGAAGAACAGATCGTGGGCCAGATCCTTCTGGAGATACGGCGTCGTCTGACCCTTCTCGTCGACATCGGCCTGGAATACCTTACACTGGATCGTCTGTCCCACACGCTGTCGGGCGGTGAATCCCAGCGCATCAATCTCGCCACGTCCCTCGGATCGGCCCTCGTCGGCACGCTCTACGTACTGGACGAGCCGAGCATCGGCCTCCACCCCCGTGATACGCATCGTCTGCTGTCCATCCTGCAACGACTGCGCGGGCTCGGCAACAGCGTCGTCATCGTCGAACACGACCTCGACGTCATACGCACCGCCGATCACGTCATCGACATCGGTCCCGCTGCGGGAGAGTTCGGTGGCGACGTGGTCTACAGCGGATCGCTGCCCGACATGATCGAAGGGGGAGAGTCACTGACGGCGGACTACCTGACGGGACGCCGGTCCGTATCGGTCAAGACATCGTACCGTCGTGGCAACGGCAAGGAGATCGCACTGCTGCGCCCGGTCCACCACAATCTCAAGGGCGACGACGTCCATATCCCGCTCGGCTGCATGACGGTGGTGACGGGGGTGTCGGGATCCGGCAAGAGCTCCCTCGTCCATGACGTGCTCTACGGCGGCATCCAGCGTACGCTCGGCGGATATACCGGTGAAGTCGGAACCTGTGAACGTATCGATGGCATCGACAACATCACCGCCGTCGAGATGATCGACCAGACCCCCATCGGCCGCTCCTCGCGCTCCACGCCCGCAACCTACACGAAGGTCTTCGACCACATCCGCGACGTCTTCGCGAGTACGCAAGGTGCGAAACAGATGGGATGGAAGGCCGGCTACTTCTCCTTCAACGTGGCCGGTGGGCGATGCGACGTCTGTGAAGGCGAAGGTCAGGTCACGATCGAAATGCAGTTCCTGCCCGACATCGAACTACCGTGCGAAGCCTGCGGCGGCTCGCGCTACAAACGCGATGCCCAGCATATCCTGTACCGTGGCAAGTCCATCGTCGACGTGCTGGCCATGACGGTCGACGAAGCATGCGAGCATTTCGACAGCGTGCCCAAGGTCGTAAACAAGCTCCGCATCCTTCAACAGGTCGGCCTCGGATATATCAGACTCGGTCAGCCCTCCACGCACCTATCCGGCGGCGAGGCCCAGCGTATCAAGCTCGCGGCGCAGCTCGACTCGCAATCGGACGGACCGATCCTCTTCATCTTCGACGAGCCCACGACCGGACTGCACGTCCACGACGTTGCAGCACTCCTGACGGCATTCGACAGGCTCGTCGAACGTGGGCATTCGCTCGTCATCATCGAACACAACGTTCACGTCATGGCTCATGCGGACTGGATCATCGACCTCGGCCCGGATGGTGGTGACCAGGGCGGCAGGATCGTCGCCACGGGTACACCAAAGCAGGTAGCCGGTACGACGGGATCGCATACCGGTGCCGCGCTCAAGGCCTTCTTCGAAGAGCAGGGCATGACGGTGGGACGTCGTCGTACATCGTCGAAAGGCAACTGA